The Aminipila terrae nucleotide sequence AAATCACCTGCTATTATCCGCAAATATAAATCCTCGCTAACTTTAAAATCTTTACTTGTAAATTCTGATTATTATCTACATTTTATTATTTTACCATTAAAAAAGGAAAATATCTACTGTATATTCAGTAGATATTCTCCCTTTTCTAACAAAATGTTATTGACTCTGTTTTGTTATCGGTTATTTTCCTGATAACTGCTGTTCAGCCATGTCAACCAGCTTCTTTGTCATATATCCGCCTACATAGCCGTTCTGTCTTGCAGTAAGGTTACCCTTATCCATGCTGTCATAGTTAGCCATTCCCAGTTCAGAAGCAACTTCTGTCTTCATGTTCTTTAAAGCTGGCTTATAACTCTTATTCATCTTGTCCTGTAATGTCATTTTTTTTACCTCCATCTCGGCTTTTTGTGAAATTATTTCACTCTGCCGTTTGAAAATTTTGCAGCTAAATGGTCCTGTTTGAAAAACTTTTTCAAATATCCATCTGCTGTTTACGTTATTAATTTAACCCGAGGAGGTTTATATATTCGATGTAATAATTTCATTTCATGGTTGCATTTGGATTAAATACTTAATACTGCATTTTCCCCAAACAACTTTACGGTTCTCTCTCTTATTTCAGCCATTTCATGTGATAAAAGCTTTGGATCTTTTTCTAAAATAGCTTTTGCTTCTTCTCTTGCTATATTCAGAATATTAATATGTCTTATTAAATCAGCAATCTTTAAGTCAGGAAGTCCATGCTGCCGTATACCGAAGAATTCCCCAGGTCCACGAAGTTCCAGATCTTTTTCTGCAATAGCAAAACCATCTGAGGTAGCTGTCATAATTTTTATTCTCTCTTTTGATACCGGGGATTCGCCTGCTGTTAATAAAAAACAATAAGACTGATGTTTCCCCCGACCCACTCTTCCTCTAAGCTGGTGCAACTGTGCAAGACCAAATCTTTCTGCATTTTCTATGAGCATAATTGAAGCATTAGGCACATTAATCCCCACTTCTATAACAACTGTTGAAACAAGAATTTTAATAATTCCCTCATAAAATTTTTCCATAACATCATCTTTTTCCGTCTGCTTCATAGCCCCATGCAGCAGTGCTATTTTTACATCACAAAAATCTTTTTGGAGTTGTTCATAAAGTTCTTCTGCCGAAAGGACATTTTCTAAAGCTTCAGACTCCTCAATAAGCGGAGCTACCACATATGCCTGCCGACCTTCCTGAATCTGCTGTCTGACAAAAGAATAAGCACTCTCCTTCTTTTTCTGAGTAAATGCTTTTGTAATAATCTGCTGTCTGCCTGGAGGAAGCTCATCTATAACTGATATATCCAAATCCCCATAAATAATCACAGCCAGTGTTCTTGGTATAGGTGTAGCTGTCATAACTAATACATCAGGATTCTGGCCTTTTTCAGCCAGCAGATTCCGCTGGTTAACGCCAAACCGGTGTTGCTCATCTGTTATTACAATTCCTAAATTTTTAAATAAAACAGTAGGTTGAATGATGGCATGTGTACCTACTAAAATATGAATTTTCCCTTGTGCCAACCGTTCCAGTGTATTATTTTTATTTTTAGCAGACATGCTTCCGGATAAAAATCCTATTTCTATGCCAAGCCCTTCAAATTCTCTTCTAAGGCCCTCAAAATGTTGTCTGGCTAATAACTCTGTAGGAGCCATTAAAACTCCCTGAAATCCATTTTTTACTGCCTTATAAAGCGCAGCTTCTGCAATAACAGTCTTTCCAGAACCAACATCTCCCTGTACCAGACGATTCATCACTTTATCCGACTCCATATCATCATTTATTTCGTCAATCACTTTTTTTTGTGCATTCGTCAGGGGATAGGGTAAATTTTTAATAAAATCCTGTATATTTATATTTTTATTAAATGAAATACCTTTTTCCTCAGAGGTTATCCTGTTTTTAACCGATAACAGTCCAATTTGCAAAAAAAGCAGTTCATCAAATACTAATCTGTATTTTGCTATTTTCAGATGACTTTTATCCTTTGGAAAATGAATATTATCTAATGCATATTTTAAATCACATAACTTATTTTTTTCTATTATATCTTCTGTTAAAGGTTCCTGCGCCTGAGGAAGTAAATGATTTGCTATGTTTTGCCATTTATACATATCTTGCTGGGAAATTCCAGTGGTCAGCGGATATATGGGAATAATCCCGTGCATATAATTTTCTTCAGTCTTTAAGAATTCCGGATGAAGCATTTTAAACTTTCCAAATTCATTGGATACTTTCCCATAAAATGTAAATTCATCTTCTGGCTCAAATTTACTTATCAGGAATTTAGCATTAAAAAATACAACCTCCATACTTCCACTGTCATCAGAAACTAATAACTTTAATGTCTGTTTTTTCCCATATCCACCTTTTATTTTTAATTTTACTTTTCCCTGAACTAAAGCAAGAGAGCTGTTTTCCAGCTCTCCAATTTTCGTAACCTGCCTTCTATCCTGATAACCTCTGGGATAAAAATATAAAAAATCTTCAATTTTATTAATACCAATTTTATATAATGCCTCAGCCTTTTTAGGACCTATACCTTTAATCGTGGTGACTCTGTCATTAAGATTCATTTTTCATTATCTCTCCTGACTTCAATATTTCTTCTGGCAATATTTTTTGAAATCATTCCAGTCACAACAATGGCTACACTATTAGGTTCTATAGATGTATACTGGTAAACTTTATCATGTATATCATTAATCAGTGTATTGGTAACCATACCGATACTTGTACCAAATTTAACTACGATGTAAAGTTTGATATCTAACCCTTTTTCTCCCATAGTAATATCCATATTGTTTATATCGTCAGTTACGCCAATTTTAGCCGCAAAAGCAGTTGCTTTATTTTTATAATTGGAAATCAGCACTTTACCCTTAAACTGAGCAGCCGTTTCCGTTACAATCTTAGCAATAACAGCTTTTCCTATGATAATGCTGCCATTTTCAGTTTCCTCTTTATATAGCAACCTTCATTCCTCCTGTTGGTTATTAAACACATAAAAAATTTACTGTTATTTTATCACATTCCTGAATCAATTAAAACAAATAACCATTATATTTTGTTGACACCCTTTTCTTTATATACGCATATACTATATCGGGGTAGAATAATGGGGAACAAGCAATACGGCTGCAATAAGCCCGCAAAGTATAGTAAATGCTGCAAAAAGAGCGACTCCAAAAATTTAGCCTTTATTATGATTGTTTTTGGCCTTGTATCAGTCTGTGCTTTTTTTCTTCCAATAAAAGCCTGGATACTGCTTCTTGGTGGCCTTTTGATATATTGCGGATGCAGACTAAAATAATAAGTAAAAACATAAAAAAAGACCTGCTAAAAGCAGGTCTGATTTACATTGCATGATTAGATGGCACGGTTTATTTTGTTTGATCTGATGCATCTTGTGCATACGTTAGCTCTTCTAACAGTTCCGTTATCATTGATTCTTACTGTCTGAATATTAGCATTCCACTTTCTTCTTGTATGTCTGTTTGAATGGGATACATTATTTCCAGAAACCTGACCCTTACCACAAACTTCACACTTTCTTGACATCTTGCCGCACCTCCTTTAAATATCTTAAGCAATTAAGCATTTTTTCGATTATTCCGAGTGAACTCGAACAAACGCTATTATAGCATATGTCATCTGTCTTGTACAATACTTTTTTACAAATTTCGTAAATTATTTTATTCCGCTAATACAATTTGCCCTGCTTTTCTGGTTAAATTCATATCGATGTATCTTTGATTTTTACTTCCTCTGAACTTTAATGCCAGATCCTTTTGTTTAAGCTCAAATCTGCCATCAACCAGGTAATCTGTAAGTAACAGCAGTTCCTTTATGTACTGGTTTTTTTCTGTCATTAACTGCAGCTCTTCTATAGAATAGCCTGTAAATATTACAATGTCCAGGCCTCTTTTTTTGATTTCATGGGCTAAGGTCAGAAATGCCTCTGGCTGGCACATAGGTTCCCCACCGCTAAAAGTGACACCAGACAGTAATGGATTTTTATCTATTTCCGTCAGAATTTTTTCTATAGAACAATCGTAGCCCCCTTTAAAATCATGGGTCTCCGGATTGTGACAACCTTCACAGTTATGAGGGCACCCTTGACAGAATACAGTAAATCTGATACCTGGACCATCAACGATAGATTCCCTGATAACCCGGCAATCCGGATACTAGATTGCTTCCATTTTTCCTTTTGTGACATCATGTTTCACTCTTTCTTTTTCTTCTGCCCTTTTTGCATTGTTAAACCGGTCTACCGTTCCTACCAGATACCCTGTAATTCTTCTTATTCTTTCAAATCCAGCATCTGTATCTTCTTCTTTCCTGTGACATAACGGACATTCATTATCAATAATTCCAGTATATCCACAAATAGGGTCCCTGTCTACAGGATGATTAATAGAACCGTATCCAATACCGCTTTCTTTCATGCATCTTACGATTTTTTCAAAAGCGTCTAAATTTTTACATGGATCGCCATCTAATTCCACATAGGAAATATGTCCCCCATTTGTAAGTGCATGATAAGGTGCTTCCAGTTTAATCTTATCAAATGCAGAAATATGATAGTATACTGGAATATGGAATGAGTTTGTATAATACTCTCTGTCTGTTACACCTTCGATAATACCATATCTTTCTTTATCCATTCTCACAAACCGCCCGGACAGGCCTTCTGCAGGAGTTGCAATCAATGAATAGTTAAATCCGGTTTTCTTTGTTTCCTCATCCATTCGTTTTCTCATATATCCGATGATATTAAGTCCCAGATTCTGAGCTTCTGCTGTTTCACCATGATGACTTCCAATTAAGGCCTTCAGACATTCTGCCAGACCTATAAACCCAACGGTTAAGGTGCCGTGCTTCAGAACTTCCCCAACACTGTCATTAGGCTTTAATTTTTCTGAATCCAGCCATATTCCCTGACCCATAAGGAATGGATAATTCTTAACTTTTTTGGAAGCCTGAATACAGTATCTTTCCATCAGCTGATCAATAACAATCTGCAGTTTTCTCTCCAGATCCTCAAAGAAAATGTCCACATTACCATTAGCCTTTATAGCCATTCTAGGCAAATTAATGGAAGTAAAACTTAAATTTCCTCTGCCACCTACAACTTCTCTTGTTGGGTCGTATTCATTTCCAACTACTCTGGTACGACAACCCATGTAAGCCACCTCTGTATTTGGATCCCCAGGCTTAAAGTACTGCAGGTTGAACGGTGCATCTATGAAGGAAAAATTAGGGAACAACCTTTTAGCTGAAACCCTGCAGGCCAGCTTGAACAAATCATAATTCGGTTCTCCTGGATTGTAATTTACACCTTCTTTTACCTTAAAGATATGAATAGGGAAAATTGCAGTTTCACCATTTCCCAGTCCAGCTTCCGTTGCGAGTAAAATGTTTTCAATAACCAGACGTCCTTCAGGTGTGATATCGGTTCCGTAGTTTATTGAACTAAAAGGTATCTGTGCCCCAGCACGGGAATGCATGGTGTTTAAATTATGTACAAAGGCCTCCATTGCCTGATAAGTGGCTCTCTTTATTTCCTGATCTGCATATTTTTTAGCTCTTTCCTGAAGTTTCGCAACATCGTCAGCATTGACTTTTTCTGCCAGAAGTACAGCTTCCTCCTCTTTATATTTGTCATCCTCTGCCATACTTGGAGAAACATTAAACTTTTCTTCAATTTCCCTGCCAATATTTTTTGCAGTTTCAATGCCATTGTCAATATCATAGAGGATGTTTATGAGCTTGCCCATATTATTCCAATAGAGTTTTTTATATGTTTTTTTAACACCATCCGCCATACCATAATCAAAATTGGGAATACTCTGTCCTCCATGCTGATCATTCTGGTTTGACTGAATGGCAATACATGCTAACGCAGCATAACTCTGGATGTCATTGGGCTCTCTCAGGAATCCGTGTCCAGTGGAAAAACCACCCTTAAAAAGCTGTATCAGATCAATCTGGCAGCAGGTAGTGGTTAATGTTAAAAAATCTAAATCATGAATATGTATATCCCCTTCCATATGTGCTTTGGAATGGGCTGGGTTAAGTACATACATTTCATAGAACTGCTTGGCACCTTCTGATCCATATTTCAGCATAGTTCCCATGGCAGTATCACCGTCAATATTTGCATTTTCCCTCTTAATATCATTTTCTTTTGCTTCTTTAAATGTTAAATCTTCATAAATCTTCATTAACCTGGTGTTCATTTCCCGTATGCGGGTTCTTTCAGCCCTGTACAGAATATACTCTTTTGCTGTTCTTGCATGTCCATTTTCTATCAGGATTTTTTCTACAGCATCCTGGATTTCTTCTACAGTAGGAGCGTCCGTATGTTTTATTTCAACAAGATATAGTTCTGCCTGCCTTGCCAGGTATCTGGCCATTTCGTAGTCATTTCCTCCTAAAACCTGAGCGGCTTTATAGATTGCAGCTGCAATTTTATCTATATCAAATTTAGCCGTACGGCCATCTCTTTTTTTAATAAACTGTATTACATCCATTCTTTTTCTCCTCCTGTACTTTTCCGAAACAATAAAAAATGCAAAGCTTTGATTTTCAGGGTTTTACAACATTTATTGCTATATTTATGTATGATTGCTGTGAGCTGCACCATATCTAGTGCAGCCACAATAAAAATTATACCCAGTAAATAATTAAAGTCAACAAAAAAAAACGTTAAAAGTCTTTAAATAATTTGTCGATTTTTCTGCAAACGTTTATATAACTTATTCTAAGCATTATAAAAAAATTTGCCATAAAAATAACACAGAGTAAATCTGTTGTTATCAAGGTATAACTAACTTGTTATTTACTCTGTGCAACTTAAAATCTTCTCTTGTAAATATACTATATATAGTATATCACGTTCATCTATTTATCATGAACTTTTCCATAATACTCTGAACGGAGTATTGACAGCAAATGCAGGTCATAATATTTTCCATTCTTCTTGCAGGCATTACGGGCAAGACCTTCATGCTTAAATCCAATCTTACTGTATAGTGTGGCAGCAATGTTATTTCCTTCAAAATGATCTAATGTAACTCTTTCCATATGCAAATTCATAAAACAATATTCCAAAAGCAGTCTTAAGGATTCTTCTCCATATCCCTTGCTTCTGTTTTCTTTATCTCCAATATATATTCTGGTTATATCCAGAGAATCACTTTCTTTATCTATTCTGCTTATGTATATTCGACCGATAGGAAAATCCTCTTTACAAATTGTATACTGTAATTTTGTTTCGTCAAGTTCTCTTGCAACAAATTCCCTGACGATATCTTCATAAGAACGATCCGAATCCATGCTGAAAAATTCCGTAACAGAGGGATCTGTCTCCCATTTTGCAAACAGCTCACAGTCACTGAAAATTGTTGGCCGTATTAATATATTCTTTGATTCCATTAATATCTCCTCCTCCCAAAGTCTCCCAACTTACTCTTAAATTATGAAGATTTTATTAAATTACTGTAATTTTTTAATGCATTATGTTATTATAATCAAGCACATTATTATTATAATGTAAAATACCTAAAATATAAAGAGTTTAATGCAATATAGGAGTAGTTTATGAAAAAAATAATATCATTAGTTCTAATAACCGTATTGGTACTATTATCTTGTACTGGTTGTTTTAACAAAAGTCAGACTGAATTTGAAGAGAAATTAGCTTCACAGCTAAATCTTATCTATAGTGATTTATTAAAAAACCTTCCTGATACTAAGGATATTGAAGCGCAGAAAGAATATCTGCTTAATTGGGCTGGCAGTCACAATATACCTGTTTCTTATGACAAACAAAATAATATTATTATGTCAAAGAAAGCCACAAAGGGCTATGAAAATGCTCAGGCTACAACATTTCAATGCTCTATTGGAACAGGAAAGCCATCCGAACAATATGAGGCCATTGCCACTGCTCTGTACTTAATTGACAAAGTTGAAAAGCATGGATTCATCCGAGTACTTTTTACAACTGCTACGGATACTCAGTTAACAGGTGCACAATCTATAAGTACCAATTACCTTCATGGAAATAATCTGATCAATCTTACATGGGCGGAGAAAACAGCTTTCACTATAGGCAGTGCAGGAACCTCTGAATATGATTTTTCTAAACAGTTACAGTGGATTCAGCCTACTTACCCAAATGCATATGAAATTTCCATCAAAAATTTAAATGGAGGCAGCTCAGGCATAACTTCAGGCACTCACCCAAATCCTATTAAAACCATCGGAGATTTTTTAGCATCTGCAAAAAGCAAAGGTGTTTTGATTGAACTGGCGTCTTTTAATGGTGGGGATGCTGCTGTAAATTATCCTTCCGGTGCAACAGCTGTTGTATTAATCAATGATAATGATGTAAGCCGATTCCAAAAATGGTTTGAAAATGACGCATCAAAATTTAAAGACAAATATGGGGATACGGAAGAACATTACACTTATACCATGACACCTGTTGCCGCTCCTCAAAATGTTATTTCAAAAGATGACAGTACAAAAGTCTTTAGCTTGCTGTATACTATGATAAATGGTGTTTACTCAAAGTCAGATGAAGGAGATATCATCGCTACTTCAAACATTGGAACCATCAGAACCAATACTGGAAATCTGGATGTGACAATTTGTGCAAGAAGCCTTAACGACAGTACCTTAAAGGAAATTTCTTCTACCTTTGAAGTTATTTGTGGGCTAAATGATGTTTCTTACAAAGTAACAAATCAGTTCCCTATCTGGAGCGGAAATGAAGAAAGTACTTTACTCCTGAGATTGACCGATTTGTTCCAAAAAGATTTTGACAAGAAAGTAAAAAGTAAATCCACTATGAACAATACCGAATGCGCGATTTTCAAAACCCGTAGTGAAAATTTAGATATTATATCAATGAGCGTAAACTTTGAAAATGGAATCACTGAAATCGAAGCACTCCAGCATTTCCTTGAATCCTTAAATGAATCATGGAAACCAGCTGCAAAGGATTCTGAGCAGTAAGAAAAATAACAGCCTGAAATCATCACAAGATTTCAGGCTGTTTGTTTATAATTTATGACCCTGAGCGGTTCTGAGATTAAAATATAATCTACCTATAAAGTCTTCTGGTTCATCATCATTTTCTAAAGAAGCTACGGCATAGGTAAAACTAATATCCAATTTTATCCCTTCAAACTCTGATGCAGATTTTGTTACTTCCTCATGAATCTTTCCACAGATATCTTCCATCTCCTGGGTTGTTTTATTGATGAAAAAAATTCCCATTTCATCTGGTCCTAAACGCCCAGCCAGCCCTCCATTAGATTCTGCACATTTTGCCATAACTTCTGCAACATATTGCAGCACTTCATTTCCTAAATTATAACCGTATAAGGAATTAATCTGGGTGTAATTATCAATATCGATGGCTGCTCCCACTAACGTATTAAACGCCACTTCCTTTTCTAAGAAATCATCAAGATAGTTCTTTATGTAATCCAGATTATATAAGCCTGTCAAGATGTCTCTCACCGCCAATTCATTAAACTGCGAAACAATATTTTCCACATTTTTGTTTTCTGCACGATAATAATTGAATCCAAGCATACTGGAAGTTATATCTTTGATTAATTCCATGGCTAACATTTTATCCTTTATTTTAACGGGCCTTGAAATAATCAACATAACTTTTCCATGTAAAAATTCCAGTTTTACATACTGTCTTTGTTTCACATAGGCATACTTTGAAACGCAGTTTGAACACGCTTCGTCTCTGCCCCAATATTCATAACAACAATCTTCTTGCTTTTTCAGATTGCCATCCTGGTCATAATCAAATATCTCATGGGTTTTAGGATCAACCAATCTATAAAAATCAAATATATTTTCTCCTGCACAATATGATTTAAGTGACTCATTTATTTGTTTAAATTCAAACATAGCAATCTCCTTTTCACATACACATTTACATATATTACTCGTTCCTTAAATAGATTTTAACATATATGATATACAAATTCTCAAAAAATTTTAAGAATTTCAAATAATTTGCAGTAATAATCTGCAAAGATGCTGTTTTTTCGCCAGATAAAAGTCATATCATGCTGAATATCTAAATCCTTAATCATTATTTTTCTAAGAATTTTATCTTTTAATTCATTTTTTACGGCCGCTTCATATAAAAAAGTTATGCCGCAATCATTTGCTGTTAAAAATTTTATAACGTTCATGTTACTGATTTCCACTTTATTTTTAAAATCACTTAATGCATAATTCTTACCCTCCAGTGCCCTTTCCAGAATTTCTCTGGTTCCGGAACCTTCTTCACGCAGGATTAAAGTTTCACCAAACAAGTCCTCAATTTTTTCTGGCTCTTTTTTAAATACATGATTTCGTGAACATACTGCAATATAATTCTCTCTGGAATACAATCTGTGGTCATACTGATTTTTAGTAAAATACCCTTCTACCACTGCAAAATCTATCACGCCTTTATCCAGTTTCTCTAAAAGTTCACTGGTATTGGCCACATACATTTTCAATGATATATCTTTTTGAGACTTTAAATACTCGCATACTTTTTCAGGTATTAAAAACTCACCAATAGTTAAAGTAGCACCAAAGTGAATATTTTTATTTTTACTGAATCCTGATTTAATCTGTTCTTTCAGATGAATTTCATCATGCTGCATGGTAATAAAGGAATCCAGGAGAAATTTTCCGGACTCAGTCAGATTCATTTTTTTACCATTAAATTCGAATAATTTTGTTTCATACTCACTTTCAAGATAATGTATGTGCTGAGAAACCGCTGGCTGTGTGATATTTAACTTTTCTGCAGCCTTCGTATAGTTCATGTATTCACAAACGGTTATAAAAGTTTCAATTCTGAAATCCAACATAATGTCACCTCAAATAAAAATGTTATTAATATATTTTACCACTAAATCAGGTTATATGATAATAAATTATTATGTTTATATAATATATTATAATTTTACATTATAATAGTTTCCTGTTAAACTCAAGTTACAAAAACATTTAGTGAGGTGACATATGAACTTTATTCGTACAAATTTCAAGGGAATACTACTATGTATAACGATTGCTATACCATCCTGGCTTTTAGGAAAGCATTTTCCACTGATTGGTGGTCCTGTATTTGGCATAATTATCGGTATGATTGTTACAATGTGGTTTAAATCTAAAGAAAGTTTTCAGACAGGTATCAACTTTACTTCAAAAAAAATACTGCAGTATGCAGTTATTTTGCTGGGCTTTGGACTTAATTTATCCGTTATTTTTTCAACAGGTAAACAGTCTTTACCTATTATCCTTTCCACTATTACAACTTCACTTATTATGGCCTATATCCTTCATAAAGCCATGCACATACCATCCAAAATTTCCACTTTGATAGGGGTGGGTTCATCTATCTGCGGAGGTTCTGCGATTGCTGCAACAGCTCCAGTTATAGATGCAAGCGATGAAGAAGTTGCACAATCCATTTCAGTAATATTTTTATTTAATGTAATAGCTGCACTGATTTTTCCTTCTTTAGGCTCCATTCTGGGTATGTCTACAGAAGGGTTTGGATTATTTGCAGGGACTGCCATTAATGATACTTCCTCCGTAACGGCTGCTGCTTCAGCATGGGATGGAATTCATCATGGAAGTAATGCCTTAGAAATAGCCACCATAGTAAAGCTCACAAGAACTCTGGCTATTATTCCCATCACACTGGCACTTGCCTTCCTTCGCACAAGAAAAGAAAAAGCTGCCAATACAAATGTAAAGGTCAAAAATATTTTTCCTTTTTTCATCCTGTATTTTCTGCTGGCTTCAGTAATCACAACGGTTTTTAGCCTGTCACCTGTCATAACTGCTCCAATTAAAGAATTGAGTAAATTCTTTATTATTATGGCAATGTCAGCAATCGGTTTAAATACAAATATTATAAAATTAATAAAAAATGGAGGAAAGCCAATTTTTATGGGAATATGCTGCTGGCTGGGAATTACTCTGGTGAGCATACTTATGCAAATGGCACTGGGTATCATGTAATAAGCTAGTTTACGTTGTGACACATGAAATCCACAATATTATTAATCATCTCAGGTTTTACCTGATGTCTGGTTTCCGGAATCATAACAAGCGTCACTCTGGGATTGATTTTTGATAAAGTATCCTTTAACATGTTTACGCCATTACTGTTTACATATTGATCCATTTCACCATTTTGCATGAGAACAGCTACATCTTTTAAATTTCTGTAGTCTTTGTAAGGTGAGTTATCAAGAATATAC carries:
- a CDS encoding alpha/beta-type small acid-soluble spore protein codes for the protein MTLQDKMNKSYKPALKNMKTEVASELGMANYDSMDKGNLTARQNGYVGGYMTKKLVDMAEQQLSGK
- the recG gene encoding ATP-dependent DNA helicase RecG, which produces MNLNDRVTTIKGIGPKKAEALYKIGINKIEDFLYFYPRGYQDRRQVTKIGELENSSLALVQGKVKLKIKGGYGKKQTLKLLVSDDSGSMEVVFFNAKFLISKFEPEDEFTFYGKVSNEFGKFKMLHPEFLKTEENYMHGIIPIYPLTTGISQQDMYKWQNIANHLLPQAQEPLTEDIIEKNKLCDLKYALDNIHFPKDKSHLKIAKYRLVFDELLFLQIGLLSVKNRITSEEKGISFNKNINIQDFIKNLPYPLTNAQKKVIDEINDDMESDKVMNRLVQGDVGSGKTVIAEAALYKAVKNGFQGVLMAPTELLARQHFEGLRREFEGLGIEIGFLSGSMSAKNKNNTLERLAQGKIHILVGTHAIIQPTVLFKNLGIVITDEQHRFGVNQRNLLAEKGQNPDVLVMTATPIPRTLAVIIYGDLDISVIDELPPGRQQIITKAFTQKKKESAYSFVRQQIQEGRQAYVVAPLIEESEALENVLSAEELYEQLQKDFCDVKIALLHGAMKQTEKDDVMEKFYEGIIKILVSTVVIEVGINVPNASIMLIENAERFGLAQLHQLRGRVGRGKHQSYCFLLTAGESPVSKERIKIMTATSDGFAIAEKDLELRGPGEFFGIRQHGLPDLKIADLIRHINILNIAREEAKAILEKDPKLLSHEMAEIRERTVKLFGENAVLSI
- the rpmB gene encoding 50S ribosomal protein L28: MSRKCEVCGKGQVSGNNVSHSNRHTRRKWNANIQTVRINDNGTVRRANVCTRCIRSNKINRAI
- a CDS encoding Asp23/Gls24 family envelope stress response protein, yielding MLYKEETENGSIIIGKAVIAKIVTETAAQFKGKVLISNYKNKATAFAAKIGVTDDINNMDITMGEKGLDIKLYIVVKFGTSIGMVTNTLINDIHDKVYQYTSIEPNSVAIVVTGMISKNIARRNIEVRRDNEK
- a CDS encoding GNAT family N-acetyltransferase yields the protein MESKNILIRPTIFSDCELFAKWETDPSVTEFFSMDSDRSYEDIVREFVARELDETKLQYTICKEDFPIGRIYISRIDKESDSLDITRIYIGDKENRSKGYGEESLRLLLEYCFMNLHMERVTLDHFEGNNIAATLYSKIGFKHEGLARNACKKNGKYYDLHLLSILRSEYYGKVHDK
- a CDS encoding GGDEF domain-containing protein, producing the protein MFEFKQINESLKSYCAGENIFDFYRLVDPKTHEIFDYDQDGNLKKQEDCCYEYWGRDEACSNCVSKYAYVKQRQYVKLEFLHGKVMLIISRPVKIKDKMLAMELIKDITSSMLGFNYYRAENKNVENIVSQFNELAVRDILTGLYNLDYIKNYLDDFLEKEVAFNTLVGAAIDIDNYTQINSLYGYNLGNEVLQYVAEVMAKCAESNGGLAGRLGPDEMGIFFINKTTQEMEDICGKIHEEVTKSASEFEGIKLDISFTYAVASLENDDEPEDFIGRLYFNLRTAQGHKL
- a CDS encoding zinc-binding metallopeptidase family protein — protein: MKKIISLVLITVLVLLSCTGCFNKSQTEFEEKLASQLNLIYSDLLKNLPDTKDIEAQKEYLLNWAGSHNIPVSYDKQNNIIMSKKATKGYENAQATTFQCSIGTGKPSEQYEAIATALYLIDKVEKHGFIRVLFTTATDTQLTGAQSISTNYLHGNNLINLTWAEKTAFTIGSAGTSEYDFSKQLQWIQPTYPNAYEISIKNLNGGSSGITSGTHPNPIKTIGDFLASAKSKGVLIELASFNGGDAAVNYPSGATAVVLINDNDVSRFQKWFENDASKFKDKYGDTEEHYTYTMTPVAAPQNVISKDDSTKVFSLLYTMINGVYSKSDEGDIIATSNIGTIRTNTGNLDVTICARSLNDSTLKEISSTFEVICGLNDVSYKVTNQFPIWSGNEESTLLLRLTDLFQKDFDKKVKSKSTMNNTECAIFKTRSENLDIISMSVNFENGITEIEALQHFLESLNESWKPAAKDSEQ
- a CDS encoding anaerobic ribonucleoside triphosphate reductase, whose translation is MDVIQFIKKRDGRTAKFDIDKIAAAIYKAAQVLGGNDYEMARYLARQAELYLVEIKHTDAPTVEEIQDAVEKILIENGHARTAKEYILYRAERTRIREMNTRLMKIYEDLTFKEAKENDIKRENANIDGDTAMGTMLKYGSEGAKQFYEMYVLNPAHSKAHMEGDIHIHDLDFLTLTTTCCQIDLIQLFKGGFSTGHGFLREPNDIQSYAALACIAIQSNQNDQHGGQSIPNFDYGMADGVKKTYKKLYWNNMGKLINILYDIDNGIETAKNIGREIEEKFNVSPSMAEDDKYKEEEAVLLAEKVNADDVAKLQERAKKYADQEIKRATYQAMEAFVHNLNTMHSRAGAQIPFSSINYGTDITPEGRLVIENILLATEAGLGNGETAIFPIHIFKVKEGVNYNPGEPNYDLFKLACRVSAKRLFPNFSFIDAPFNLQYFKPGDPNTEVAYMGCRTRVVGNEYDPTREVVGGRGNLSFTSINLPRMAIKANGNVDIFFEDLERKLQIVIDQLMERYCIQASKKVKNYPFLMGQGIWLDSEKLKPNDSVGEVLKHGTLTVGFIGLAECLKALIGSHHGETAEAQNLGLNIIGYMRKRMDEETKKTGFNYSLIATPAEGLSGRFVRMDKERYGIIEGVTDREYYTNSFHIPVYYHISAFDKIKLEAPYHALTNGGHISYVELDGDPCKNLDAFEKIVRCMKESGIGYGSINHPVDRDPICGYTGIIDNECPLCHRKEEDTDAGFERIRRITGYLVGTVDRFNNAKRAEEKERVKHDVTKGKMEAI
- the nrdG gene encoding anaerobic ribonucleoside-triphosphate reductase activating protein, translated to MRESIVDGPGIRFTVFCQGCPHNCEGCHNPETHDFKGGYDCSIEKILTEIDKNPLLSGVTFSGGEPMCQPEAFLTLAHEIKKRGLDIVIFTGYSIEELQLMTEKNQYIKELLLLTDYLVDGRFELKQKDLALKFRGSKNQRYIDMNLTRKAGQIVLAE